One genomic window of Eleginops maclovinus isolate JMC-PN-2008 ecotype Puerto Natales chromosome 12, JC_Emac_rtc_rv5, whole genome shotgun sequence includes the following:
- the bmp10 gene encoding bone morphogenetic protein 10, with protein MASIWVSQLGTICSSKTLLVLFSILLLQGLCGLSSPISNTNQRHRADGHEGMVDTSLLEQDNNISMQSLLQSLKEQFLRTFNLSGLGPQPLPPGSTREEPPEYMMELYNRFANDRTAMPTANIIRSFKNEDSSPSVVGVGVRRHPLLFNVSVPYHERITAAELRLYTLVQTDRHLYAGVDRKVTIYELDSHKVEDNMTDDNTLRGDVFKEEDERIHLVELVSRQVYDTDNGWEAFDLSTAVQRWRNLDYGTTHRLEVHIASLANEENVQGMTKDNKDGPEGDMKIDTSPEEKHKPLLIVFSDDQSTDHREDKRELNEMIVHETSNMVLQNDLGLGLNELWGELGKDEGDEESEPDEEDLIQMRSNLIYDTASRIRRNAKGNHCKKQSLYVEFKDIGWDSWILAPSGYDAFECTGVCSFPLTKHVTPTKHAIVQTLININSPQKAATACCVPTKLDPISLLYLDDTGVVTYKYKFEGMAVAECGCR; from the exons ATGGCGAGCATTTGGGTCTCTCAACTGGGAACGATCTGCAGCTCCAAGACTTTGCTCGTGTTGTTTTCCATCCTGCTGCTCCAGGGGCTCTGTGGATTGAGCAGCCCTATCTCCAACACCAATCAGAGGCATCGAGCGGACGGGCATGAAGGAATGGTGGATACATCACTGCTGGAGCAGGACAACAACATAAGCATGCAGAGCCTGTTGCAGAGCCTGAAGGAACAGTTTTTGCGGACTTTTAATCTGTCTGGCTTGGGTCCTCAGCCCCTGCCTCCTGGAAGCACAAGAGAAGAGCCACCTGAGTACATGATGGAGCTCTACAACCGTTTCGCTAATGACCGCACCGCTATGCCCACTGCCAACATTATCCGCAGCTTCAAAAATGAAG ATTCATCTCCCAGTGTTGTGGGTGTTGGAGTGAGGCGTCACCCACTCCTCTTCAATGTGTCAGTCCCCTATCATGAACGCATCACAGCGGCGGAGCTTCGCCTCTACACCCTTGTCCAGACTGACCGCCACCTCTATGCCGGTGTCGACCGAAAGGTGACAATCTACGAGCTGGATTCGCATAAAGTGGAGGACAACATGACTGATGACAACACTTTGAGAGGAGATGTGTTCAAAGAGGAAGACGAGCGAATACATTTGGTGGAGTTGGTTTCACGACAGGTCTACGACACTGATAACGGCTGGGAGGCCTTTGACCTCAGTACTGCTGTTCAACGTTGGCGAAATTTGGACTATGGCACCACGCATCGGTTGGAGGTGCACATTGCCAGCCTGGCTAATGAGGAAAATGTGCAAGGCATGACAAAGGACAACAAAGACGGACCTGAGGGGGACATGAAGATCGACACCAGCCCTGAGGAGAAGCACAAACCTTTGCTGATTGTTTTCTCTGACGACCAAAGCACCGATCACCGGGAGGACAAACGCGAGCTGAACGAGATGATCGTCCACGAAACCTCAAACATGGTTCTTCAAAATGACTTGGGGTTGGGCCTGAACGAACTGTGGGGGGAGCTGGGGAAGGATGAGGGGGATGAAGAATCAGAGCCAGATGAAGAGGACCTAATCCAAATGCGCTCCAATTTGATCTACGACACGGCATCTCGCATTCGTCGAAATGCCAAGGGAAACCACTGCAAGAAACAATCGCTGTACGTTGAGTTCAAGGACATCGGATGGGACAGTTGGATCCTCGCCCCCAGTGGTTACGATGCCTTTGAGTGCACTGGTGTTTGTTCCTTCCCCCTGACAAAGCATGTTACGCCCACAAAGCATGCCATAGTCCAGACTCTGATCAACATCAACAGTCCTCAGAAGGCTGCAACGGCTTGTTGTGTGCCCACCAAGTTGGACCCCATCTCCCTGTTGTACTTGGACGACACAGGCGTAGTCACCTACAAGTATAAGTTTGAGGGCATGGCGGTGGCTGAGTGTGGCTGCAGATAG